A genomic window from Megalobrama amblycephala isolate DHTTF-2021 linkage group LG2, ASM1881202v1, whole genome shotgun sequence includes:
- the arrdc3b gene encoding arrestin domain-containing protein 3b, whose translation MVLGKVKNFFVSYDCLNDSNVPVFASGDFVSGRVIIEVTGEIRVKSLNIHAKGLAKVRWTESRNAGSNTAYTQNFTEEVEYLNHRDVLIGHDRDDDNCDEGFTVLHSGRHEFPFSLELPQTPLATSFEGKHGSVRYWVKAELHRPWLLPMKTKKEFTVFEHIDINTPLLLSPQAGTKDKTLCCWFCTSGPVSLSAKIERKGYTPGESIQIFAEIENCSSRVVVPKAAIYQTQTFFAKGKVKEIKHLVANLRGDPLPSGKTETWDGKMLKIPPISPSILDCSIIHVEYSLMVYVDIPRAVNLTLNLPLVIGTIPLHSFGSRTSSVSSQCSMAMSWLGLPERPEAPPSYSEIVTDEERQNNSELPAVRDEIEGPLYAYIHEFRFQPPPLYSEVDPNPDQVCGSMDRRPDTCPSR comes from the exons ATGGTGCTCGGAAAGGTGAAAAACTTCTTTGTCAGCTACGACTGTCTCAATGACAGTAATGTCCCTGTCTTTGCCAGTGGGGACTTTGTGTCAGGTCGGGTTATCATTGAAGTTACCGGAGAAATCCGCGTGAAATCTTTGAACATTCACGCCAAGGGACTGGCGAAAGTTCGGTGGACTGAATCTCGCAATGCTGGATCCAACACTGCCTACACACAGAATTTCACCGAAGAAGTGGAGTATTTAAACCACAGAGACGTCCTTATTGGACATGATCGGG ATGATGACAACTGCGATGAAGGCTTCACCGTTCTTCACTCAGGACGACATGAGTTTCCCTTCAGCCTTGAACTGCCCCAGAC GCCTTTGGCGACATCTTTTGAAGGCAAACACGGCAGCGTGCGGTACTGGGTGAAGGCGGAGCTTCATAGGCCATGGCTCCTGCCCATGAAAACCAAGAAGGAGTTCACTGTCTTCGAGCACATTGACATCAACACTCCATTGTTACTG TCTCCTCAGGCTGGCACAAAGGACAAAACGCTTTGCTGCTGGTTCTGCACCTCAGGGCCTGTATCACTAAGTGCCAAAATCGAGAGAAAGGGCTACACTCCTG GAGAGTCCATCCAGATCTTCGCAGAGATTGAAAACTGCTCTTCCCGTGTGGTTGTGCCAAAGGCAGCCATCTACCAAACCCAGACCTTCTTTGCCAAAGGGAAGGTCAAGGAGATCAAACATCTCGTAGCTAATCTTCGTGGAGATCCTTTACCCTCCGGCAAGACTGAGACTTGGGATGGCAAGATGCTGAAGATCCCACCCATATCGCCTTCCATTCTGGACTGCAGCATCATCCATGTTGAATATTCACTCATG GTGTATGTGGACATCCCTCGAGCTGTAAACCTGACCCTAAACCTGCCCCTAGTAATCGGCACCATTCCCCTCCACTCCTTCGGCAGCCGCACCTCTTCCGTTAGCAGTCAGTGCAGCATGGCCATGAGCTGGTTGGGATTGCCCGAGAGACCTGAAG CTCCACCAAGCTACTCTGAAATCGTCACTGATGAGGAGCGACAGAACAACTCAGAGCTTCCAGCTGTGAGAGATGAGATTGAAGGACCACTTTACGCTTACATTCATGAGTTCCGCTTCCAGCCTCCGCCCCTGTATTCCGAG GTTGATCCCAATCCTGATCAGGTGTGCGGATCTATGGACAGGAGACCAGATACCTGTCCATCCCGCTGA
- the nr2f1b gene encoding nuclear receptor subfamily 2 group F member 1-B: MAMVVSVWRDPQEELAPGGSLDDQSGPGRDHHHHHRLSAAAHSPNTGLPSAEDKGQNSAQNQQHIECVVCGDKSSGKHYGQFTCEGCKSFFKRSVRRNLTYTCRANRSCPVDQHHRNQCQYCRLKKCLKVGMRREAVQRGRMPPNQPNPSHYALANGDPLNGQCYLSGYISLLLRAEPYPASRYGNQCMQSGNIMGIENICELAARLLFSAVEWARNIPFFPDLQITDQVSLLRLTWSELFVLNAAQSSMPLHVAPLLAAAGLHASPMSADRVVAFMDHIRFFQEQVEKLKALQVDSAEYSCAKAIVLFTSDACGLSDVPHIEGLQEKSQCALEEYVRSQYPNQPTRFGKLLLRLPALRMVSSSVIEQLFFVRLVGKTPIETLIRDMLLSGSSFNWPYMSIQ; this comes from the exons ATGGCCATGGTGGTAAGCGTGTGGAGAGATCCGCAGGAGGAACTGGCACCGGGGGGATCTCTAGATGATCAGAGCGGACCGGGGAGAGACCACCACCATCACCACCGCTTGAGCGCAGCCGCGCACTCTCCAAACACCGGACTTCCCTCCGCGGAGGATAAAGGGCAGAACTCAGCGCAGAACCAGCAGCACATCGAGTGCGTTGTTTGCGGGGATAAATCCAGCGGGAAGCACTACGGACAGTTCACATGTGAGGGATGCAAAAGTTTCTTCAAGCGGAGTGTTCGGCGGAACTTAACGTACACGTGCCGTGCCAACAGAAGCTGCCCGGTGGATCAGCACCACAGGAACCAGTGCCAGTACTGCCGCCTCAAGAAATGCCTGAAAGTGGGCATGAGACGCGAAG CGGTTCAGCGAGGAAGAATGCCACCGAACCAGCCGAACCCGAGCCATTACGCGCTGGCTAATGGAGACCCCCTGAATGGCCAATGCTACCTATCCGGATACATATCCCTGCTGCTTCGGGCTGAACCATATCCAGCCTCACGATATGGAAACCAGTGCATGCAGTCCGGTAACATCATGGGCATAGAGAACATCTGCGAGCTGGCGGCCCGTTTGCTCTTCAGTGCGGTGGAATGGGCAAGGAACATCCCTTTCTTTCCTGATCTTCAAATCACGGATCAGGTGTCTCTCCTCAGACTCACCTGGAGTGAACTTTTTGTTCTGAACGCTGCGCAGAGCTCCATGCCGCTGCATGTGGCTCCTCTCCTCGCCGCCGCTGGACTTCACGCGTCCCCGATGTCCGCGGATCGGGTCGTGGCCTTCATGGATCATATCCGGTTCTTCCAGGAGCAGGTGGAGAAACTGAAGGCCCTGCAGGTGGACTCCGCCGAATACAGCTGTGCCAAAGCAATAGTGCTGTTCACATCAG ATGCATGCGGCCTTTCAGACGTACCGCACATAGAAGGTCTTCAGGAGAAATCTCAGTGCGCGCTCGAGGAGTATGTGAGGAGCCAATACCCAAACCAGCCCACGCGCTTCGGCAAGCTGCTGCTGAGACTCCCCGCGCTCCGGATGGTCTCCTCCTCCGTCATAGAACAGCTTTTCTTCGTTCGACTGGTGGGTAAAACGCCCATTGAGACGCTCATCAGGGATATGCTGCTATCTGGGAGCAGTTTCAACTGGCCCTACATGTCCATTCAATGA